In Campylobacter sp. MIT 99-7217, one genomic interval encodes:
- a CDS encoding ParB/RepB/Spo0J family partition protein, with the protein MAKKGGLAKGKGLADLLGDMNETYSKELGLDLNRVEEISLEDISPNPFQPRKNFDEQSLEELAASIKEYGLIQPIILLKKHENSYILVAGERRFRACKILQMPTIKAVIAKIDENKLRELALIENIQRENLNPIELANSYKDLIEEHNITQEDLAGLIHKSRSQITNTLRLLNLDEKTQELIAQGKISQGHAKVIVGLEKKDEKMVVDTILGQKLNVRETEKIVQKMKNKSHTLVDENFNQEFDKFKKHLDKLNIKYKVQDTQITLSLNDIEKIREINKLFS; encoded by the coding sequence ATGGCAAAAAAGGGTGGTTTAGCAAAGGGAAAGGGATTAGCTGATCTTTTAGGCGATATGAATGAAACTTATAGCAAAGAACTAGGGCTTGATCTTAATAGAGTTGAAGAAATTAGCCTTGAGGATATTTCTCCTAATCCCTTTCAACCTCGAAAAAACTTTGATGAGCAAAGCCTTGAAGAACTTGCTGCTTCTATAAAAGAATATGGGCTTATACAGCCTATTATCTTGCTTAAAAAACATGAAAATTCTTATATTTTAGTAGCAGGTGAAAGAAGATTTAGAGCTTGTAAAATTTTGCAAATGCCAACAATTAAGGCTGTGATTGCAAAAATTGATGAAAACAAATTAAGAGAGCTTGCACTCATTGAAAATATACAAAGAGAAAATTTAAATCCCATAGAGCTAGCAAATTCTTATAAAGATCTGATCGAAGAGCATAATATCACTCAAGAAGATTTAGCCGGTCTTATCCATAAGAGTCGTTCTCAAATCACTAATACCCTAAGATTGTTAAATCTTGATGAAAAAACTCAAGAGCTCATAGCACAAGGCAAAATTTCTCAAGGACATGCAAAAGTTATCGTTGGACTAGAGAAAAAAGATGAAAAAATGGTCGTTGATACTATCCTAGGACAAAAACTTAATGTCAGAGAAACTGAAAAAATCGTCCAAAAGATGAAAAATAAAAGTCATACTCTTGTTGATGAAAATTTCAACCAAGAGTTTGATAAATTTAAAAAACACTTAGACAAGTTAAATATTAAATACAAAGTTCAAGATACTCAAATCACACTAAGTCTAAATGATATTGAGAAGATTAGGGAGATTAACAAATTATTTTCATAA
- a CDS encoding ParA family protein, translating to MSEIITIANQKGGVGKTTTAINLAASLAVAEKKVLLVDVDPQANATTGLGFNRNNYEYNIYHVFTGRKKISEIILKTELPKLHLAPSNLGLVGIEQELAKDENLEKKIVLRQALAEVADEYDFIIIDSPPALGSITINAFAASDSVIIPIQCEFYALEGVAMVLNTIKIIKTNINPKLKIRGFLPTMYSTQNNLSKDVVEDLKQNFKEQLFTINDGDEDFIVIPRNVKLAESPSFGKPIILYDIKSPGSLAYQNLAYSILG from the coding sequence ATGAGTGAGATTATAACTATTGCAAATCAAAAAGGTGGTGTAGGAAAAACCACAACGGCTATAAATTTAGCAGCAAGCTTGGCTGTGGCTGAAAAAAAGGTGCTTTTGGTCGATGTTGATCCTCAGGCAAATGCTACAACCGGACTTGGCTTTAATAGAAATAATTACGAATACAATATCTATCATGTTTTTACAGGAAGAAAAAAAATCAGCGAAATCATACTTAAAACAGAGCTTCCTAAGCTTCATTTAGCTCCTTCAAATTTAGGACTTGTAGGCATAGAGCAAGAGCTTGCTAAAGATGAAAATTTAGAAAAGAAAATTGTTTTAAGGCAGGCTTTGGCTGAGGTTGCTGATGAGTATGACTTTATCATCATAGATTCTCCTCCTGCACTTGGAAGTATCACTATCAATGCCTTTGCGGCAAGTGATAGCGTGATAATCCCTATACAATGCGAGTTTTACGCGCTTGAGGGCGTGGCAATGGTTTTAAATACGATCAAGATCATCAAAACAAACATAAATCCAAAGCTTAAAATCAGGGGCTTTTTGCCAACAATGTATAGCACGCAAAATAATTTATCTAAAGATGTGGTTGAGGATTTGAAGCAAAATTTTAAAGAGCAGCTTTTTACGATCAATGATGGCGATGAGGATTTTATCGTTATCCCAAGAAATGTAAAACTTGCCGAAAGTCCTAGTTTTGGCAAGCCGATAATACTTTATGATATAAAATCGCCGGGTTCTTTGGCTTATCAAAATTTAGCATATTCGATTTTAGGATAA
- a CDS encoding biotin--[acetyl-CoA-carboxylase] ligase, whose product MQIVCVESIDSTHSFLCQSIRLQKIVQNMAIYALKQTEGIGSRDNVWHSAEGNLHLSFCIQMQDLPSDLPLASVSIYFAYLLKEVLEKNGSKAWVKWPNDIYLDKLKIGGVMSTKLGDFIVCSVGLNLKTAPKNSAILDIKIDLVSLVEEYIKEIEKKVLWKFIFRKYMLEFEKSKAYKVHCNGEYISLEHAFLYEDGSILLNDKRVYSLR is encoded by the coding sequence TTGCAGATAGTTTGTGTTGAAAGCATTGATTCTACGCATAGTTTTTTATGCCAAAGTATCCGCTTGCAAAAAATCGTTCAAAATATGGCTATTTATGCGCTCAAGCAAACTGAGGGCATAGGAAGCCGTGATAATGTTTGGCACAGCGCTGAAGGAAATTTACACCTTTCTTTTTGTATTCAAATGCAGGATTTGCCAAGTGATTTGCCTTTAGCAAGCGTGAGCATTTATTTTGCTTATTTGCTTAAGGAGGTTTTGGAAAAAAATGGCTCAAAAGCTTGGGTGAAATGGCCTAATGATATTTATTTGGATAAATTAAAAATCGGCGGCGTAATGAGTACAAAGCTAGGTGATTTCATTGTTTGTAGTGTGGGTTTAAATTTAAAGACTGCACCAAAAAATAGTGCTATTTTGGATATAAAAATTGATCTGGTTTCTTTGGTTGAAGAATATATAAAAGAAATAGAAAAAAAAGTTTTATGGAAGTTTATTTTTAGAAAGTATATGCTAGAATTCGAAAAATCAAAAGCATATAAGGTGCATTGTAATGGCGAGTATATAAGTCTTGAACATGCTTTTTTATATGAAGATGGTTCTATTTTGCTTAATGATAAAAGGGTGTATAGTTTAAGATGA